In Lolium rigidum isolate FL_2022 chromosome 3, APGP_CSIRO_Lrig_0.1, whole genome shotgun sequence, the genomic window GAAGAGAACTAAAATAACTGGctaaattttacaaatttatagGCATAAATCTCTTGGAATGGACGGACATAGCCTGGTTTTGTTTCAACTAAGCCCCGCCCCTGTAGAAATACATTTAGAATACCAATAGAATAAAGCAGAGATACATGTGGGCCCGAGCAAGATGTTCACGTCGGTTAGTGGAACACCGGGTGCTCCATAGCCATGTACAATGGGAGTGGCTTAGAGGGGTGCTTAGGAAAATAAAACATGCATTTTATTAAGCTCCGATGCTTATTTGTACATGAGATGTGCCTAGTAGGCATCTCTCTAAGTCTCTAGTACAAATGATGCTTACATCTGCGAGTTTCCACCAGGCTCACCATCACCGGCCAAGACGTAtttaatactacctccgtttccagATATAAGGGTATGATTTTTTGAGGAAATTCTAAAATATGGAGTGTATTGCGTTGCACCACTGGTTTGAACAACATTTTTAAGGATTTAATTACCTGTTCTTAGTTTATACAAACTCCTCTATTTTTCTCACGTCCATTGTCCATTTTGGTACTTCCGTCTAAGTCTAGTGTAATTTTTTCTATATGCGcattctttaattttcatggcagAAAAATATACACCTTATATCTTAACCCTGTCATTTTTCTGTAAATCATTTCATTTATAAATTACTACGGCAGCAAAACATGATTTTTCAGCTTGGAATTTCCAGTTGAAAAATGAAACTATTTGTGCCAAACGAGATCTAAAGTGTTAAGTAGAGGCTTACAAGCCTGCGAGGCATGCATAAATATGAGGTGATAGGATCAGCCAAAAATCAGTTCAGTTGAGGAGGACGAGTCCATGATCTGCTTGAGTGTGCTGTCCTTTTCCTCGTCGGTCCACGAGTGTTGCTGCGTAACCATCTCCCAGTCCCAGAGCCCCTTTTCCTCAGCATGAGCATTCTTCAACATAATGATATGGCGCAATGCTGTGCATATACCCATGACGAACTTAACAAGGTAGATCTGCCTCTCGGCTGCATCAAAACCAGCCATGACAAATTCCTTGAGGTGATGGTGCCGAAGCATTGTGGGTTCCCAGGGTATCTCGTCACCGGGCTTCTCTGAACAAGGGGCTATGTGGATGTGAAGGGTCTCTAGAGAAGGCGCAGTCTCGAGGAGGAGACGGGGCCACGAGACATCCCAAGATGAAGGCAACTCTGCAACCAGTAGCTTCCTCAGGTTAGGCAGCAAGCAGGATGGCGAGGTTGATGGCACGATCCATCTGTCAGGTCCAGTGAACCGGACAATCAGATTAGTTATGCCTGGGGTGCAGCCAAGAAACAAGTCGAGCTCTAGGTACTGAGCAAGGAATTGGCGAAATCCCTCCAGTGCGATCCCAATCTTACGGCTGATGTTCCAGTGCCTGAGGCAGGGAAAGGAAGCGGACTCAAAGAGCACTCGAGTGTCCAGTGAGGCTAGGCTCTCGAGACTGGGAAGGGCCCTCAGCCACATGGATCGGAATCTGCATTTGCTCACCACGAGCTCCCTGATCTCCGAGCTAGGAGCGTCCACCACGACCATGTCGCCGCTGCAGTGGCAGGAGTTGAGATGCAGCACCTGTAGCTTGGTGCACGAAGTGAAGACCGCCTCGTAGGCTGCCGCTGGAGATTCTGGTATATCTTGAAGGACTAGCATAGTAAGGGCGTTGAATCCATGCAACG contains:
- the LOC124695589 gene encoding uncharacterized protein LOC124695589, with protein sequence MARRGTSRLLHLADRRRRPPPLLIAARSCKDLLTRRRGEDRISALPDDLLLIILRRLDTRAALGTGSLSRRWAHLPRELPALDLRVSDILPPPYQRLVLFQRDMYSKGTDVQYRIGAMTRELMPNIRRYERRAMRALTRYVKIVLEADALRARRKLSKLKLEFFITPHTARINQLIAKAIDVWVVNDLEAVAKPFHWQRHVHEFPSHGLCKDPRGSCLQRLKLGGCVLPPLHGFNALTMLVLQDIPESPAAAYEAVFTSCTKLQVLHLNSCHCSGDMVVVDAPSSEIRELVVSKCRFRSMWLRALPSLESLASLDTRVLFESASFPCLRHWNISRKIGIALEGFRQFLAQYLELDLFLGCTPGITNLIVRFTGPDRWIVPSTSPSCLLPNLRKLLVAELPSSWDVSWPRLLLETAPSLETLHIHIAPCSEKPGDEIPWEPTMLRHHHLKEFVMAGFDAAERQIYLVKFVMGICTALRHIIMLKNAHAEEKGLWDWEMVTQQHSWTDEEKDSTLKQIMDSSSSTELIFG